The window TATCAACATAGGCTTGTTCTCCAAAAAGTTTTAACAATTTTCGTTTTATCACTTTTGAGCGATTCATTAAAGCTTTAGCCTCTGTATCTGCAATGTATATAGGTACGCCTAAATCTTTAAAAAAATTAGCGACTGTTGTCTTTCCACTTCCTATACCTCCGGTTAATCCTATAATTTTTGGTGTCATTCTTTTATAATAAACTCTATTTTTTGCTGTAATACTCTGACATTTTTAACATTATCAGGTTGTTTTACGATCTCTGGTGTTAAAAACGAATTATCAATAGCATCTTTATAATTACAAACTACTTTGAAGTCGTTAGCGGAAATAGCATTAAAATTATCTAAACTCGTTGAATAACTTATAGCAATCTGTTTAGGAAAATAATTAATCAGTTTTCCTTTCGGACTATTTATAATTTCAATAGGAAGGTTAACCACACCTTCCGAAAATTTAGATACCTTAACCGATAAATTAACTTGTTTTAAATTGGTCTTAACCTTATTGCTTAAACTGTCCAATTCCAATTCCAAAACAGTATTGACATTGGTTTTTACATGATCTAAATCTAACTGTTGCGTAGTTACATTTTTAATGTTTTTTAAAATAGAACTTGGACCTATTAATTTTATGCTATCCGGTATTGTTTTAACATTATCCAAGGTATTAAAACCTTGAGCATATTGAATGTTAGCATGCAATACTATGGGTACATATTTAATATTGTTAGTATCGTATTTAAATACTAACGTATCCGGGTTAATACTAATTATTTTTTTTTGTTTACTAAATTGTTTGTTTATATTAGGATAACCTCTTGACATACTCCAAATAAATAACGAGTCTAATTTTACAACATCTGTATTAAAATCGATATCTAATTTAGGTCGTTTTATAGCATATCTAAGCCAGTTAAAACCATAAGTTTCTATAGTAATATTGAGCTTTGCATCATCCTTATTTAATATAACATAAGTATCATCTACATTAATAGGATTAATACCAAATGGCAGCGTAGCAGTATACACTTTTGATAATTTGGTCAATACCAAAATTGAAAAGGCCAGTATAAAAAACAATAAAAAAACATTGATTTTTTTACTTTTAAATAAACCGATTATTTTTAATTTAAAATTTTGCATCATTTAGTCTTAAAAAATAAATGTGGAAAGATATTTTCTGGAGAATCCTTTTTTGCACTTAATAATAGTGTAGATTTCAAGAACCCATAGCCATATCCAAAAAACTGAATAGAAACAGCTAACAACGTTTGAAAAGCAATAACTAAATTTTTGGTTTTAAGTACTGCAGAGATAAAAACTAAACTGTAATAAAACAAGACCAGATATATAGGTAAATAGATTTTAAAAGCGGCTAATAGCAAAGCAATAATAACGCCAAGACTAAATAAGGAAGGAAACCAATACGTCACTTTTTTAGTTTGTGGATGCCATGTGTTTAAAATAGGTCTAACTGAACCAAATTTATTTACTTGTTTATAAAATTTAGACCATGAAATACGACGCTTATGATATACATAAGCTTCAGGGATAAGTGTTGTTTTAAATCCTAAATCCCATAACCGAATTGACAAATCTGGATCTTCTCCAGGATGAATATTTCCAAAACCTTTTGTTGCTTCAAATGCCTTTTTTGATAGCCCCATATTAAAACTTCTAGGTTCAAACTTATCTAAACTTATTTTATTACCCCTAATTCCTCCTGTAGTTATAACAGAAGTCATACTAAAGTCTATTGCTTTTTGCAGATTAGTAAAAGATTGATGTGCTTTATCTGGACCACCAAAACAATCGACATAGTTGTGTTGCAAATGCTGACTAACTTCTAATAAATAATTACTAGGTAATAAGCAATCACTATCTAAGATTATAAAATAATTACCTTTTGCTTTACGCATCCCAAAATTTCTAGAATCTCCTGGTCCTGAATTTGGTTTAAAATAATAAGCAATATCCAGCTGCTGCTTGTACTTATCTATAATGGCTTCTGATATAATAGAAGACCCATCTTCTACAATAACAATTTCATAGGTAAA is drawn from Psychroserpens sp. NJDZ02 and contains these coding sequences:
- a CDS encoding glycosyltransferase translates to MELRFSFIIPVYNRPVEIEELLESFSKLNGNFTYEIVIVEDGSSIISEAIIDKYKQQLDIAYYFKPNSGPGDSRNFGMRKAKGNYFIILDSDCLLPSNYLLEVSQHLQHNYVDCFGGPDKAHQSFTNLQKAIDFSMTSVITTGGIRGNKISLDKFEPRSFNMGLSKKAFEATKGFGNIHPGEDPDLSIRLWDLGFKTTLIPEAYVYHKRRISWSKFYKQVNKFGSVRPILNTWHPQTKKVTYWFPSLFSLGVIIALLLAAFKIYLPIYLVLFYYSLVFISAVLKTKNLVIAFQTLLAVSIQFFGYGYGFLKSTLLLSAKKDSPENIFPHLFFKTK
- a CDS encoding CdaR family protein; the protein is MTKLSKVYTATLPFGINPINVDDTYVILNKDDAKLNITIETYGFNWLRYAIKRPKLDIDFNTDVVKLDSLFIWSMSRGYPNINKQFSKQKKIISINPDTLVFKYDTNNIKYVPIVLHANIQYAQGFNTLDNVKTIPDSIKLIGPSSILKNIKNVTTQQLDLDHVKTNVNTVLELELDSLSNKVKTNLKQVNLSVKVSKFSEGVVNLPIEIINSPKGKLINYFPKQIAISYSTSLDNFNAISANDFKVVCNYKDAIDNSFLTPEIVKQPDNVKNVRVLQQKIEFIIKE